AGTTTTTTATGAACAAGAAGTTCATCTGGAGCCAATGGTTTGGGCATCCGTGAGTTTCAAAACCCGGAGATGATGGACCCGCCCCTCtatccttctccacttaaatactagaCTTAGTTCACTTGGTGCAAGGTTCAAACTTGTGACTTAAGACACAAGTTCCTCAACTGAGCTAACCATCTCTTGCTTATAGCACTATGAGGAAATGCCAAATGCTACAAGCTTTTCTCCGAAAAGAAAGGAAATTAGAAAAGATTTTCCAGAACAGAGATTAACTAAAAAGATAAAGGTGAACTTTTTACAGTTCAAAATCCAACCCAACAGAGCATGGCTCATGAGTTTATTCGATAATACAGGAATATATAACAAGAAAAATGTCAAAGAGTACTAACAGGGTGGGGCAATCTTTTGCTGCCTCTGCTATAAGCTTCAAGATACTCTTCATATGTCTGCAACAAGAGAAAGGAGTATGAACAACAAGTTTACAGTAATATCTTAATTATGGCAAACATGATTTGATGGTGGATCTAACAGCTACAACATGTGGTTCATGAAGTATTACACTTGTTAAAGAACATTCTTCAAACTAAATTCGGTAAGGACAGAGAATATGCAACCTGCTAAGTTCATAGCTAGGAACCAGGTGAATAAATTATGATGTATTAAAAACATAAGAACTACAGTGTCTTGAAAATATCAATATTGCAACAGTCTAAGAGACAATATGAGTCAGAAGGCCTTAAATAGCAGCCATGCAAGAGAGGGGGAAAGAGAGAAGTTGCTGGTGTGTGTGTGTTACTTAATGGGGGGTAGGGGGCAAAtgtaaagaagaagaatgtcTACGAATTCCACCTAACATTTCCTTGGACTAGCCCCTTTGTCAAGGTGCATAGGgcaccaaagaagaagaaaaacttcaccaataaaatagaataacctAATAACTTCTTATAACTGGTGGTGTCCGGCCAACTTGTGTGCACCTTGATTAATCTCACTAGGTACCTGCGGACTCCACCGGCGGCATAGGTACCGGGTAACTCTGTTGAGGTTAAAATCACCTAGTTTTTGCCTCTGTTgggttttgaacttgagacaTCATAGTTCTCAGCCCACTTCATTGGCCACTAGGTCACACACCCTTGGATGTGAATAACCTGATAACTTTCCACTCTACAATTGAAAACTATAtgggtgtatatatatacatacacaaGTTCCCAGTCAGTTCTCTATACCTGCAGGAATTATTACTCAATGAAAAAGGACTTATATTGACTTCTAAGACAACCAGGATTCATGTAAAGTTGGGAATTAAACTAAAATCTTATAAACCATTTTGCTATGAAGTTTGATTTAAACTAATACAGTTAATGGTATCAAAGTTCAACAGATGTGCATTTGTTTAAGGAATTGTAAGTCCACACCTATGAGTCTTATCATACAAACAGAAGATTTGAAAGTCTAACTACAGAAAGAATCAGATGACATGCGGTCCAGTATCAAGAAATCTGGTGGAGGCCTTGTAAGTTAAAAATTACTGAATTGGGCAATTTCTGGCATATGCCTTCAACAGTAGATAACCATTTTTGTATAAAATGCACACAAAGTACAGATTCATATGCATTCAAAGACACGGAGGATGCTAGATATCAAATAGTCAGAAATAAGAGAAATAAGCTTTCTTGGCTGAAAATTGAAATCGTCAGCAAACTTTGAGAGAGTACAAAAGAGTATTTCATCTTCTTGACAAATACAAGAACAATCTTTTTGACCTATGTGcatcaataattaaaaattaagggTAAAACGAGAACTTCTAAATAAATAATGGTAAGACAGGAAACACAAACCATTTCAAGAATGTCATCTTCAGTCAAATTACTAGCAAGTGGGCTCCTTTCTGCCGGCAAGCCCCACATGTTAATTTGAGGACCCATGTCAGTGTCTACATGAAGATTAGCAAGGCTTCTATTCCTCTGTGAATGCCTCGACTGTCTCGACTTTGATTCCCCTGATGCAATGGCTGACTCCTCAGCAGAAAATACACCATTTATTCTCTGAGGTGCTACGTGAACTCTACTAGCATCAATTTGATGTTGGTAGAGTAAAGAGGGATAAAACATGGTCCCATTAGGTATCAGAGATGCATTACAGTCTTGATCTCCAAGATGCAGTGAAGGGTCTACATATGGCCTTTTAGAAGAGAGATCATTCCTTGCAAAGATATCCCTGGATGAgccaataacaattataaagagaaaaatcaTTTGGTCCAATTTTTCCACCACTCTAGCACTAattcaattttgagaaaaggctGTATGTTTCCAAATAATGGAATGGGAACACACTATTTAAGTTTTCAAAGAAAGGGCTATACATTTTCAAATCAACATCCAAAGCATCCTGTCCATCAAGGAGCTCACATAAAGCTTCACCAATATCTGGAGGTAACTCCTGACAGCAATACATGTACCAGGGTCATAAAAGCCTCTTTACTAACAAGAGTACAttgaaaaaataagtgaatAGTACTAAGACAAGAATATAACCCATGCCTGACAATCTCTACTAATTTTGACTGGTTTGTATTGATTCCATGGATTCTTAAGGTGAAGAGTTCTTTGGAAAGGCAGATCATACAATCGCAGCCAATTCACTTCAAAGCTTCGACCCCAAGGATTACGACCACCATTTCCTTGACTCCAAACTTGGTCTCTTCTCAAACCGACTGAAGAAATCATTTGGGCGTACCCTTGGAAATACCCACTCATGTTGACACTGAATATTAGTATAACCTTGCTGGAATTCTGCCCGCAAAATAAACACAAACATTTGTTGTAttgtaagaaatatatatattacagatgctcataatattataatactCATGAGgatataaaaggaaaaacaacTTACATGAAATGCTTCATCCAAAATGGCCTCATTCATGGCTTGAGTAGCCCAAATCCCTCTGTTTACTGATAATTGGATATTTTCATGGTTCAAACTCTTGATTACAAAATATCTTACGCTATAGAGTTTACCCTTTTCAATTGCACTTGAAATTCCAATCGGCGGAGATGAAAGTGTGAGCTCCTCTGCTATAGAACGATTGGGACCCTCAATTACTCCGAGGCATGAACTACCTGAGAGAAGAGTTCATATTTGAAGTTGAATCATGTTGATGTACCAGTATATAGTAATTCATATACTTATCATTTAACCACTACATTCATGTCAAGGACAACAAAGCTACAAGATatctcctttttattttttattttttatttctgtgATCAGGTAGTGTGAAACTTCATAAAGGTTACAGTCAGGAGATGTTGAATTTAACAGGAAATTAGACAAAACGGAGTTAGCTCCTGAACACTGATCATCAAGGATGCTACATGATATCTATGAGGATTCACATATAAAACAGCCCAGAAAATAGTAACAAACTTAcagtaaagaaaaataagaattattCACAACCAAAAATAATATAGCAAGCATAGTAATTAACTCGAACTGTTTGTGCATAGAAATCAATCAATAAGTTCCAACAACTCAAAAcattttttagaagaaaatgaATGAGCATACAGCCTATTTCTGATAATTTACTACGTAATAATTGTGTAAGTCAAGTTAAACTGCATTTTATTGTTATGTCCAGAAAGTCAAGTTAAACTGCATTTTAttgttatgtttttggtgtaatcaggTATACTCCAATGCCATTGTATTGGTAATTGATGTTTTAGGCTCAATATAGACTGAAACAAGTGGAAAAGGAGACATTTGTATATAATGGTTTCAGTACAAACCCATGTACTGTTTTGTGATATAGTACCAAGTTAcctatttcaaaagaaaaaaaattacgaaTCTAAGATTCAAAGTTCAATAAGCAAAATTTGGCAAGAAGTCGGATTGCAGTATTTTTCATGAATAAGAACGTAGAGGACAATCAATTCACGAGGTAACATGTTATAATTAACACATACACTCATGTAGCACTTACTAGTTACTATAATGACATAGAATGCACCAAAAGGAGTGGAAACTGAAAGTACTTCATGTAGTCATACCCTGGAGTTGAGATAAAATAAGTGAACTTTTTGAGAACACAATAAGCCTGTTATTCCCAAAgtggagagagagagagagagagagagagatggagggagagggagagggagagagagagagagagagagagagagagagagtggatTACATATAGTCATTCCCAAGCTACTTGTCAAACAATATTAAAATCCTATAAGACAACAGGTTGaaagttttatcaaaaaattcCAAACTTTATATACACCACAGGTTCATTATGAAGCCATGAAATTGGATTCCAATTCTTAAAGTGCTCCATAAATTTGTAGGTTCAACTTTCTCAACAATCGCATTTCTTTGTTATATAATATTGTAAACAAATTAATGCCAAGCCAgattgtactttttttttgacAAGGGCCACGCCAGATTGTACATACTCAATAAGCTATGCGAGTAACTGAAGCTCCTTGTATCGtcactaatttatttataaagtaAGGTAATTTTATTAATGGGGGCAACCTTATCAAGTAACTGGAAGTCCAGATTATGTCCTTATGAAGAAGTTAAGGCATCTCAAGAGGGACATTATGTGGAATAAAGAACTATTACGCTAATTAGAGACCAGGGCAAAAATCTTGATGGAATGTTAGAACAGGATGCTGACAACAGAGTTTtaacacaaaaagaaaaggaaaaaaccaTAGCGTTTATCCTCATCAAAAAGTAACATTTATCGTTCGATTTACCCTTTGTTTCTCCAACAAATTGTGTTGAAATGATGAAGTTATGCAGTATTATTGCTCCATGAACTTCATAGCATTTCCAACCAAAAGATACTTGAAGTGACACATTCATTAGACGGGAATAAAAGTTGTGCATCTAAACCATCTCTGCATTTTATGCAGACAAATTCATGGAGGGTGTGAAACTTTTTTACACAATCTCGAAGACAGCCATGACAGTTCATACAAATGAACAACACGCAGAATTGAATTATGCGCATTTTATGCATACAAATTCATGGAGGGTGTGAAACTTTTACACAATCTCAAAGACAGCCATGACAGTTCATACAAATGAACAACACGCAGAATTGAATTATGAAAAGatttagagcctgtttggattgacttattcaAGTGTTATTAAGCACTTTTGTAGTGTTtgggtaaaataaaaaagtgtttttaagttttttaagCCAAATAGGCAAAAATGAGccaaaagccataagttagAATTCCTAACGTATGGATTTTGGCTTATAAATCAAAAGCTATAAGCCCAATCAAACAGGCTCTTAGAATCAGTTTTACGTGGTTTAGTGGAAAGACCTAATAATATCAAGCCACCTTACAGCCTCAAGAAACCATGCAAGTAACTAGAGCTCTTCATGGCATCACTAATTACTAACTAGTGGACCTCCTTTCTATCAAATTCAGCAAGCTCTTTCTAATTCTCAAGTGAAGCTCCAGTCAAAGTAGAAAAGACTGGAATTGTTTGGTCTTCCCTAACACGTTAAAGAATACTTATTGCTCATCAGTTGAA
This genomic stretch from Solanum stenotomum isolate F172 chromosome 10, ASM1918654v1, whole genome shotgun sequence harbors:
- the LOC125841473 gene encoding uncharacterized protein LOC125841473 isoform X2 gives rise to the protein MRLYADMPSDTARENASIANSIVTDWKNERGNLGGPGSSCLGVIEGPNRSIAEELTLSSPPIGISSAIEKGKLYSVRYFVIKSLNHENIQLSVNRGIWATQAMNEAILDEAFHNSSKVILIFSVNMSGYFQGYAQMISSVGLRRDQVWSQGNGGRNPWGRSFEVNWLRLYDLPFQRTLHLKNPWNQYKPVKISRDCQELPPDIGEALCELLDGQDALDVDLKMDIFARNDLSSKRPYVDPSLHLGDQDCNASLIPNGTMFYPSLLYQHQIDASRVHVAPQRINGVFSAEESAIASGESKSRQSRHSQRNRSLANLHVDTDMGPQINMWGLPAERSPLASNLTEDDILEMTYEEYLEAYSRGSKRLPHPVSTL
- the LOC125841473 gene encoding uncharacterized protein LOC125841473 isoform X3 — protein: MPSDTARENASIANSIVTDWKNERGNLGGPGSSCLGVIEGPNRSIAEELTLSSPPIGISSAIEKGKLYSVRYFVIKSLNHENIQLSVNRGIWATQAMNEAILDEAFHNSSKVILIFSVNMSGYFQGYAQMISSVGLRRDQVWSQGNGGRNPWGRSFEVNWLRLYDLPFQRTLHLKNPWNQYKPVKISRDCQELPPDIGEALCELLDGQDALDVDLKMDIFARNDLSSKRPYVDPSLHLGDQDCNASLIPNGTMFYPSLLYQHQIDASRVHVAPQRINGVFSAEESAIASGESKSRQSRHSQRNRSLANLHVDTDMGPQINMWGLPAERSPLASNLTEDDILEMTYEEYLEAYSRGSKRLPHPVSTL
- the LOC125841473 gene encoding uncharacterized protein LOC125841473 isoform X1; protein product: MALSINFASKLRLYADMPSDTARENASIANSIVTDWKNERGNLGGPGSSCLGVIEGPNRSIAEELTLSSPPIGISSAIEKGKLYSVRYFVIKSLNHENIQLSVNRGIWATQAMNEAILDEAFHNSSKVILIFSVNMSGYFQGYAQMISSVGLRRDQVWSQGNGGRNPWGRSFEVNWLRLYDLPFQRTLHLKNPWNQYKPVKISRDCQELPPDIGEALCELLDGQDALDVDLKMDIFARNDLSSKRPYVDPSLHLGDQDCNASLIPNGTMFYPSLLYQHQIDASRVHVAPQRINGVFSAEESAIASGESKSRQSRHSQRNRSLANLHVDTDMGPQINMWGLPAERSPLASNLTEDDILEMTYEEYLEAYSRGSKRLPHPVSTL